Proteins from a genomic interval of Rosa chinensis cultivar Old Blush chromosome 2, RchiOBHm-V2, whole genome shotgun sequence:
- the LOC121051831 gene encoding uncharacterized protein LOC121051831, producing MPCPTARPRGVVVGQARKGLVSGDGWFGQSRGCRVVASLTKALGGVDDGGRQRRLDGKKAPGSLEERRRRDGWMNSIWVGRFDGDVLSVRKSVSITSSSEHLTFQ from the exons ATGCCTTGTCCGACGGCGCGCCCTCGCGGCGTCGTCGTCGGACAGGCCAGAAAGGGACTAGTGTCCGGTGATGGATGGTTTGGTCAGAGTAGAGGTTGCAGGGTTGTGGCGTCGCTGACCAAGGCGCTTGGAGGAGTTGACGATGGTGGGCGGCAGCGGCGGTTAGATGGCAAGAAGGCTCCGGGATCGCTTGAGGAGCGTCGACGGCGTGATGGGTGGATGAATTCGATCTGGGTTGGGaggtttgatggtgatgttttaTCAGTGCGAAAGTCAGTGAGTATAACATCTAGTAGTGAA CATTTGACTTTCCAGTAG
- the LOC112189054 gene encoding umecyanin, with the protein MNMKYVIVLVIAIAAIAEGAIYTVGDDMGWMVPPTPDYYASWVSKYYFVENDTLVFNFEEGQHDITVLTKEDFDSCNMTNPLFQTPEPGAVSVEASDTFYFTCSFGQHCAKGQKFAIYFAPAPLPPSPSPSASAAADQSLETRLFKFVTEKKGN; encoded by the exons ATGAATATGAAGTATGTGATCGTGCTTGTCATAGCAATTGCAGCAATCGCAGAAGGCGCAATATACACTGTAGGAGACGACATGGGCTGGATGGTTCCTCCCACTCCCGACTATTATGCTTCATGGGTTTCCAAGTATTACTTTGTGGAGAACGATACTCTAG TGTTCAACTTTGAAGAAGGACAGCATGACATCACTGTACTAACCAAGGAAGACTTCGACTCCTGCAACATGACGAATCCCTTGTTTCAAACCCCAGAACCAGGTGCAGTTTCGGTTGAGGCGAGCGACACGTTTTACTTCACGTGCAGCTTTGGTCAGCACTGCGCTAAAGGGCAAAAGTTCGCCATTTATTTTGCCCCTGCACCTTTGCCTCCCAGTCCGAGTCCGAGTGCATCTGCTGCTGCTGATCAATCTCTGGAGACCCGACTGTTCAAGTTTGTGACGGAAAAGAAGGGTAACTAG
- the LOC112190442 gene encoding umecyanin-like, with amino-acid sequence MGKAMNVLVAVIALAAVLHRTEADREYELVWAIPSGGAGTYAAWSAEHTLEINVDSITFEFSSGEQDLALVTKEDFDSCTTTDPIWETTDPVNVGIVQPGTFYFICTFAGHCAKGQKIATNWTNSSAAAPAPCPSSTATTYSALPLKFLSKRVNKHGNKKKVSLTLGGAI; translated from the exons ATGGGGAAAGCCATGAATGTTTTAGTTGCTGTGATAGCATTGGCAGCAGTGTTACATAGAACAGAAGCGGATAGAGAGTACGAATTGGTTTGGGCTATTCCTTCTGGCGGAGCCGGCACGTATGCAGCCTGGTCGGCCGAGCATACCTTAGAAATCAATGTCGATAGTATAA CATTTGAGTTTTCATCAGGAGAACAAGACCTGGCTTTAGTGACAAAGGAGGATTTTGACAGTTGTACCACTACAGATCCAATATGGGAAACAACAGATCCAGTTAATGTTGGAATTGTTCAACCCGGCACATTTTATTTCATCTGCACATTTGCCGGCCATTGTGCCAAAGGGCAGAAAATTGCCACTAACTGGACCAATTCTTCGGCTGCGGCACCTGCTCCATGTCCAAGTTCAACAGCAACCACTTATTCCGCTCTGCCACTTAAATTTCTTTCCAAAAGAGTTAACAAGcacggaaacaagaagaaagtgTCTCTGACCTTGGGGGGTGCCATATAA
- the LOC112187040 gene encoding cucumber peeling cupredoxin gives MGPKKLSATTSVVAIVIALAAVLQTAEAETHKVSWNNTVGANYYTSWAANQTFKVGDLLVFNFTTGRHDVAEVAKDAYEKCNVTDLISNPKYDGPANYTLNATGDHYFICLFPGHCDQGQKLAITVTTSHSGSAPSPAPASSSTGTPPSKSESPPPSGAKSPPSSTSPPPSTSSTTAPPPPKGSTGSSSHVVTISTVFMSIAVALFCLF, from the exons ATGGGGCCTAAGAAACTTAGTGCGACTACATCTGTGGTTGCAATTGTTATAGCTTTAGCAGCTGTGCTACAAACCGCAGAAGCTGAAACGCACAAAGTGAGTTGGAATAATACAGTTGGTGCCAACTACTATACTTCTTGGGCTGCCAATCAGACCTTCAAAGTTGGCGACCTTCTAG TGTTCAATTTCACTACTGGACGACACGACGTAGCTGAAGTTGCAAAGGATGCTTACGAAAAGTGCAACGTCACTGACCTCATCAGCAACCCTAAGTACGACGGACCAGCCAACTACACCCTCAATGCCACCGGCGATCACTACTTTATCTGCCTCTTCCCTGGACACTGTGACCAAGGACAGAAGTTAGCAATCACCGTAACAACTAGCCATTCCGGCTCTGCGCCTTCGCCTGCTCCTGCCTCAAGTAGTACTGGTACTCCTCCTTCCAAGTccgaatctcctcctccttctggaGCTAAATCTCCTCCTAGTTCAACATCGCCACCACCAAGCACGTCAAGCACTacagcaccaccaccaccaaaggGCTCGACAGGCAGCTCTTCTCATGTTGTTACCATTTCTACTGTTTTCATGTCCATTGCCGTAGCTCTTTTCTGCCTCTTCTAG